The Methanocella sp. DNA window ACAAAGTACACAAAGCCGGTTCATCGGCGATCAGGGCACGAAGGATACAAGGGCACAGTGGAATGAACAAGAGCACTTTTTGCCATCGTGCCTTTATATATTATAAATTCAAAAAGCTGCTCTGTGATCTTTGTATCTTAATTATAAAAAAGTCTTTGTGGGCCTCCGTGCTCTTCGTGCCTTTGTGGTGAAAAATAGTGTCCTTCGTACACTCCGAGACTTAAAAGGGCATATTCAACACAGCAATTATTTTAAAATAAGTTGGTGCCGCCTGGTGTAAACTTGGTCTAATTGGTGATTAAATAAAAATTCCGTGCGGCCTGGTGTAACCCTGGTGCCGCTTGTGAGCAACTGTTGTCTCAACCACACCAGGATTACACCAGGCGGCACGGAGTTTACACCAGGCCGCACCAACGATTTTTAATAAGTCTTAGAGAACTTAGAGCCAGCTTAGAGTAGCTTCGTGGCTGAAACAGTCTTCGAGCAGCCTGGTCTTTTTTTCGAGGGCCTTAGGGCCTATTGCTGCACGGGCTCTGTGGCCTCGATCTCGTGGTCGTGGGCCTTGGTGACCTCGTGCCACTCGGTGCCGTCGAACACGATGACGTAGTCGGCAACATTTTTTAACGCGATGGACAGGCCGGGCTCGGCGCCGAAGACGATGGTCTCCTTACCGTGGGCGTTGGCCTTCGCCAGGACGGGCTTGAAGTCCGCGTCACGGGTAACGATGGCGATGGTGTCGATGGTCGGGCTGAAGATGAGCTCCACGGCGTCCACGGCCAGGCGGACGTCCACGTCGCCGGAGCCGATGATCGGCTCAAAGCCCTGGTTCTCGATGGCCTCGACGAGCTTGTCGGACGCGTACTGGTTCAGGAAAACCTTGCCGACCTTGATGTCGCCGTAGCGCTTGAGGATATCTCTGACCACTTCGAGGTCGATCTGGAACTCCTTGCGGAGCATGTTCGGGCCGTCGACCAGGAGGGCGATGTTCCGGCGCTCCTTGCTCTTTTCCTTGAAAAAGGGGATCTTATCGAGCTTGAACGCATTTTTTATAGGTGATGATAACGAATTCTTGATAGGTGCCATGATATCAGCTCCATAAATATGGCGATACAATTACTTACAGTTCGCCTTCATGGTTATAATCCTGTCGGATTTTATACACGGATTGGCCAGGCAGTAATCGGAATGCTGCAACTTTTTATAATAATGATGTATTGATAAATCCTTTACTGCCATGGTGTTACTTTATAATCCGTTAGTTAAAATACCTTCTCCTGATATAAAATAAGGGGCGTATGCCCCTTACTTTATCGCGGCGAGCCGGTTCATGGCGTTGACGAGCGCCTCCACCGAGGCGCGGACGATGTCCTCGCGGGCGGCCCGGGCCGTGATCATGCGGCCTTTGCCGTCCTCGACGCCTACCACGACCTCCGCAAGAGCGTCCGAGCCGCCGGTTATGGCCTCTATGCGAAACTCGCGGAGCCGCATCCGGTTGCCCTCGCCGTCGACCAGGCTCTCGACCGCCTTCAGGGCGGCGTCCACGGGGCCGACGCCGGTCATGGCCCCGACGTGGGGCTTGCCGTCCACCGTGAGCCGTACGGTCGCCGTGGGCGTCACGGTGTTGCCCGTCATCACGGACAGCTCCTCGAGCACGATGCGCTTTTCCGTGTGCGCCACCTCGCCCATGACGGCCTCG harbors:
- a CDS encoding TIGR00288 family NYN domain-containing protein, translated to MAPIKNSLSSPIKNAFKLDKIPFFKEKSKERRNIALLVDGPNMLRKEFQIDLEVVRDILKRYGDIKVGKVFLNQYASDKLVEAIENQGFEPIIGSGDVDVRLAVDAVELIFSPTIDTIAIVTRDADFKPVLAKANAHGKETIVFGAEPGLSIALKNVADYVIVFDGTEWHEVTKAHDHEIEATEPVQQ